In Brevibacillus brevis NBRC 100599, a single genomic region encodes these proteins:
- a CDS encoding sensor histidine kinase, translating to MSLRNKIFLSFIALLTLNILLFKFVFQDIIVAQLKNDRHNQYQAEKEAAEKVMLNQLLLVSNFKDPIERMELEKQLPDDVMYRMLVKDANGNTIYSKTSSAYNLKMPSPSSSSRGDSAKQNDLKVVAEYHFQQEPPRTGEIVVYFYTDDYDMMATTGVSMMLWFIYGSISLVGLVLLALFVRWILRPVNELSRVTQEIQEGKRLVTFTYRSHDEFGQLFRYFGEMVDELRLAEERQAEMIASIAHDFRTPLTTIKGYASYIGSGRVTDMTKIQKQMGKIELKTTDLEKLLDELQDFTTQSSEVRLSINRIHVKSFLRGIIEDYLPRIKEAGLTFQWKLRISNELHIEADETKLRRVMENLLNNAIHYNKPDGSIYLTCDQREGHVLFTVIDKGEGIAAEDLTKIFTKFYRAEKSRNRNSGGTGLGLTICKSIVRLHGGDLMVNSELGMGSSFSFTIPFFHG from the coding sequence ATGAGCTTGCGCAATAAAATTTTTCTCTCCTTCATTGCCTTGCTCACACTCAACATTTTGTTGTTTAAATTTGTTTTTCAAGACATTATTGTCGCTCAACTCAAAAATGACCGGCATAATCAGTACCAGGCTGAGAAGGAAGCCGCAGAAAAGGTCATGCTCAATCAACTGCTTCTCGTCAGTAATTTCAAGGACCCAATCGAACGCATGGAGCTTGAGAAGCAGTTGCCAGACGACGTGATGTACCGCATGCTCGTGAAGGATGCCAATGGAAACACTATCTACAGCAAAACATCAAGCGCCTATAATTTAAAAATGCCTTCCCCCTCCTCATCAAGCCGTGGCGATTCTGCTAAGCAAAATGACCTCAAAGTGGTCGCTGAGTACCATTTTCAGCAGGAGCCACCGCGTACAGGGGAGATTGTTGTTTATTTCTACACGGATGATTACGACATGATGGCTACGACAGGGGTTTCCATGATGCTTTGGTTTATTTACGGAAGCATTAGTCTGGTAGGATTGGTTCTGCTCGCTTTGTTCGTTCGCTGGATACTACGGCCGGTTAACGAATTATCGCGCGTCACCCAAGAAATCCAGGAAGGGAAGCGGCTGGTCACATTTACGTATCGATCGCATGATGAATTTGGGCAACTCTTTCGATATTTCGGGGAAATGGTTGATGAGCTTCGCTTAGCGGAAGAAAGACAGGCTGAAATGATTGCTTCGATCGCCCACGACTTCCGTACACCTCTCACCACGATCAAAGGTTATGCCTCATACATCGGCTCTGGTCGCGTGACGGATATGACCAAAATACAGAAACAGATGGGCAAGATCGAGCTAAAAACGACGGACTTGGAAAAGTTGCTGGATGAGCTGCAGGACTTCACCACGCAAAGCTCCGAAGTTCGACTTAGCATTAACCGCATTCATGTCAAAAGCTTCTTGCGAGGAATTATTGAGGACTATTTGCCAAGAATCAAAGAGGCAGGCCTCACGTTTCAATGGAAGCTACGAATCTCCAATGAACTTCACATCGAAGCGGATGAGACTAAGCTGCGCCGTGTCATGGAAAATTTGTTGAACAACGCCATTCACTACAACAAACCGGATGGCTCCATTTACCTTACTTGTGATCAGCGAGAAGGACATGTCCTTTTTACTGTAATCGACAAAGGAGAAGGAATCGCCGCTGAAGACTTGACGAAGATTTTCACCAAGTTTTATCGGGCGGAAAAATCACGAAATCGCAACAGTGGCGGTACAGGCTTAGGCTTAACGATTTGTAAGAGCATCGTCCGGCTTCACGGCGGAGATCTGATGGTAAACAGTGAATTGGGAATGGGAAGCAGTTTCTCCTTCACCATCCCCTTCTTCCACGGGTAG
- a CDS encoding response regulator transcription factor: MKDHILIVDDNLEIIELLEDILENEGFSVSSAESGEDALSLLSQGERPNLILLDIMMPNMSGYELCSQIRREWDLPILFLSAKGKAVDKVVGFEIGADDYITKPFDTEELLARIRAHLRRYERIRKHTEEQPEKETASSPITVLKFKDLEIHKETYSVYVCNQKIELSTKEFQLLTFLAENAGIVFTREQIYDRVWGYGYGSLNTVTVHIKNLREKLETERQFIKTQWGTGYVFIGEKL, encoded by the coding sequence GTGAAAGATCACATTTTAATTGTCGATGACAATCTGGAGATTATTGAACTGCTAGAAGACATTTTGGAGAACGAGGGCTTCAGCGTTTCCTCTGCTGAAAGCGGAGAAGATGCACTCTCGTTGCTCAGCCAAGGTGAGCGTCCCAACCTGATCCTTTTGGATATTATGATGCCCAACATGAGTGGCTATGAGCTCTGCTCTCAAATTCGCCGTGAGTGGGATTTGCCTATACTGTTTCTCAGTGCAAAAGGAAAAGCGGTAGATAAGGTAGTCGGCTTTGAAATCGGCGCAGACGATTACATCACGAAGCCTTTTGATACGGAAGAGTTGCTCGCTCGCATTCGTGCCCACCTTCGTCGCTATGAGCGCATTCGCAAGCATACCGAAGAGCAGCCTGAGAAGGAAACAGCCTCTTCTCCGATTACGGTTTTGAAATTTAAGGACTTGGAAATTCATAAAGAAACGTATTCCGTATATGTATGTAACCAAAAGATCGAGCTCTCTACCAAAGAATTTCAACTACTCACCTTCCTCGCAGAAAATGCGGGCATCGTCTTTACAAGAGAGCAAATTTATGACCGTGTTTGGGGATATGGTTATGGCTCGCTCAATACAGTGACGGTCCATATTAAAAACCTCCGTGAGAAGCTGGAAACGGAACGTCAATTCATTAAAACACAATGGGGGACAGGCTACGTTTTTATCGGGGAGAAGCTTTAA
- a CDS encoding C40 family peptidase — protein MRKMVLSLFMAGLLAMGAGAAQAAEENTLHEVVSDLYGTPYKSSGSSKKGFDCSGFTRYVFDALGVDLPHNSASQYELGTEVDRKDLQPGDLVFFNTNGRSISHVGIYIGDGTFVHSESGRGVVNTKLNDPYYWSKRYVGAKRLSAPVLAKAETPNKEKAVQAASLPEKPAKK, from the coding sequence TTGCGCAAGATGGTTTTATCTTTATTTATGGCTGGATTACTTGCTATGGGGGCAGGCGCTGCACAGGCTGCTGAGGAGAATACTCTCCATGAAGTTGTCAGCGACTTGTACGGTACCCCTTACAAATCTTCCGGCTCGTCCAAAAAGGGCTTTGACTGCTCCGGTTTCACACGCTACGTATTTGATGCGTTAGGTGTAGACCTGCCTCACAATTCTGCTTCCCAGTACGAATTAGGTACAGAGGTAGACAGAAAAGATTTGCAACCAGGCGATCTCGTATTCTTCAATACGAACGGTCGCAGCATTTCTCATGTGGGTATCTACATCGGAGACGGCACATTCGTGCACTCGGAATCTGGTCGTGGAGTCGTCAACACCAAGTTGAACGATCCATACTACTGGAGCAAGCGTTATGTAGGCGCCAAGCGTCTCAGTGCTCCTGTTCTAGCGAAAGCAGAAACTCCGAATAAGGAAAAAGCGGTGCAAGCTGCATCGTTGCCGGAAAAACCAGCTAAAAAATAG
- a CDS encoding LiaF transmembrane domain-containing protein, protein MSERSGKVLLGLVLLLVGGLVLLDLVGIDIGDLLGFIIPGVIMIYGAKKIMGQTGSRFWGILVFLFGFLMLIGKLDLLFHALLAIGVIYLGYRLLRPSQEPKQAPPAWEREWAQKVLKEDTLDTWERDVRRRPQ, encoded by the coding sequence ATGAGCGAACGGTCTGGCAAAGTACTACTCGGGCTGGTTCTGCTGCTAGTCGGTGGGTTGGTTCTTCTCGATCTGGTTGGTATCGATATCGGAGACTTGCTCGGGTTTATCATTCCCGGCGTGATCATGATATACGGTGCCAAAAAGATCATGGGACAAACCGGTTCACGATTTTGGGGAATCCTGGTCTTCCTATTCGGGTTCCTGATGTTGATTGGCAAGCTTGACCTACTGTTTCACGCGCTTCTGGCCATTGGGGTGATTTATCTGGGATATCGCTTACTGCGTCCCAGCCAAGAACCTAAACAAGCGCCACCTGCTTGGGAGCGTGAATGGGCCCAAAAAGTATTAAAGGAAGATACGCTGGACACTTGGGAGAGAGATGTAAGAAGACGCCCACAGTAA
- a CDS encoding PspA/IM30 family protein yields the protein MSIFKRLRDLTVASVNDALDSMEDPVVMLNQYMRDMEVEIGQVEVAVARQVALEKKFRQQLDEANALIEKRDRQVKLALTEGEDELARRALADKKQYEGRAAEYETLYLSASESATQMREKLAELKEEFYKMRAKKFTLMARAQVARTQKQVNQAVVGIGNQSAGRGFARMEEKVMRMEAEAQMSGQWRQTNRAWENALSELEKDDLDAELASIKASINEVKTPVAKPVQS from the coding sequence ATGAGTATCTTTAAACGTTTGCGTGACCTGACAGTAGCTTCGGTAAATGATGCATTGGATTCAATGGAAGATCCGGTAGTAATGCTGAATCAATATATGCGTGACATGGAAGTAGAAATCGGACAAGTTGAAGTAGCGGTTGCCCGTCAGGTTGCTCTGGAAAAGAAATTCCGTCAGCAATTGGACGAAGCCAATGCTCTGATCGAAAAACGTGATCGCCAAGTCAAGCTCGCCTTGACTGAAGGAGAAGACGAGTTGGCTCGTCGAGCACTCGCTGACAAGAAGCAGTACGAAGGCCGTGCAGCGGAATATGAAACTCTCTACCTGTCAGCATCCGAGTCAGCTACGCAAATGCGCGAGAAGCTGGCTGAGCTGAAGGAAGAGTTCTATAAAATGCGTGCGAAAAAGTTCACTCTGATGGCACGTGCACAAGTAGCTCGTACCCAAAAGCAAGTCAATCAAGCAGTTGTCGGTATCGGCAATCAGTCCGCAGGCCGTGGCTTCGCTCGCATGGAAGAGAAAGTCATGCGCATGGAAGCAGAAGCGCAAATGAGCGGGCAATGGCGCCAAACGAACCGCGCTTGGGAGAACGCTTTGTCTGAGCTGGAAAAGGATGATCTCGATGCAGAACTTGCCAGCATCAAAGCATCCATTAATGAAGTAAAAACACCGGTAGCCAAACCAGTACAATCCTAA
- a CDS encoding class I SAM-dependent methyltransferase yields MQDFLVFLRRFIAEPGRVGSIIPSSRFLCEQMLKSVDWASTDVILELGPGTGAFTQTIYQRLHPGTQYVLVERDSQFRSMLQSRFPDLPIREEATKLRSYLEEQDLAGADVIISGLPFANFQQELRAAILDEVQSVLKPGGLFITFQYSLQLQAELQDRFPWVKIDFTLLNIPPAFIYTCRNGQSENDQRGA; encoded by the coding sequence TTGCAGGACTTCTTGGTCTTTTTGCGGCGGTTTATCGCTGAGCCTGGACGCGTCGGTAGTATCATCCCCAGCTCTCGTTTTTTATGTGAGCAAATGTTGAAAAGCGTCGATTGGGCTTCAACCGATGTGATCCTGGAGCTGGGACCTGGTACAGGGGCTTTTACCCAAACGATCTATCAGCGCTTGCATCCCGGCACACAGTACGTGCTCGTGGAACGAGATTCCCAATTTCGCTCTATGCTTCAATCACGTTTTCCCGATCTTCCTATCAGGGAGGAAGCGACTAAACTTAGGTCTTACTTGGAGGAGCAGGACCTTGCAGGTGCAGATGTCATTATCTCAGGTCTGCCATTCGCCAACTTTCAACAAGAGCTGCGGGCAGCAATTCTGGACGAAGTTCAATCTGTACTGAAGCCAGGGGGCCTATTTATTACATTCCAATATTCGCTACAACTCCAAGCTGAGTTGCAGGATCGTTTTCCCTGGGTCAAGATCGACTTTACCCTGTTGAACATTCCGCCTGCATTCATCTATACATGTCGTAATGGACAAAGTGAAAACGATCAGCGTGGGGCGTGA
- the liaF gene encoding cell wall-active antibiotics response protein LiaF, translating to MKLSRLHKMLAGVLIIFTGIGLLLDSLGIISFGLFDLWPMVLIYFGLRLWGNKNRIGGGILFSLGTIIATDMWFGVGIDDLFQIAVPIVFIYFGFQLIRGKNSRRDRYVNQPLGESGTPSAAETILTSDASVPNDVNVSTAERPWQDNWNKWKHVGGKIPHHENMSSSPDDMLPKDSRSSLIGDYHLTSGRFELSYLHVWHGIGDVVIDLSRAVLMRDEAFLVVEGWVGDVTIYVPIDLPVSVTAGLSIGDLEVLSHRQGGINRSVKIRSDQYDEALQKVNLHISLLVGDIKVKYI from the coding sequence GTGAAACTGTCCCGTTTACACAAAATGTTGGCTGGTGTCCTGATTATTTTTACGGGAATCGGTCTTTTGTTAGACAGTTTGGGTATCATATCGTTCGGTCTGTTTGATTTGTGGCCGATGGTGCTTATTTATTTTGGCCTTCGTTTGTGGGGGAATAAAAATCGGATTGGCGGAGGGATTCTATTCTCTCTGGGGACCATCATCGCGACGGACATGTGGTTTGGTGTCGGGATTGATGATTTGTTCCAGATTGCAGTACCAATCGTGTTTATTTATTTCGGCTTTCAGTTGATTCGGGGCAAGAACAGCAGACGAGATCGCTATGTGAATCAACCATTGGGAGAGAGTGGGACCCCATCTGCTGCGGAGACGATTTTGACTAGTGATGCGAGTGTCCCGAATGACGTGAACGTTTCAACAGCGGAACGCCCTTGGCAAGACAACTGGAACAAATGGAAGCATGTTGGTGGCAAAATTCCTCATCACGAAAACATGTCTTCATCACCTGACGACATGTTGCCAAAAGATTCCCGCAGTTCTCTGATTGGGGATTATCACCTGACTTCCGGGCGTTTTGAACTGAGTTACTTGCATGTCTGGCATGGAATCGGGGATGTTGTGATTGATCTTTCTCGGGCAGTGTTGATGCGGGATGAGGCGTTTCTTGTCGTAGAGGGCTGGGTAGGCGATGTGACGATTTATGTGCCTATCGATCTTCCTGTATCGGTAACGGCAGGCTTGAGTATTGGTGACCTGGAGGTGCTAAGCCACCGGCAGGGAGGTATCAATCGCAGTGTTAAGATTCGTTCTGATCAGTATGATGAAGCATTGCAAAAAGTAAACTTGCATATCTCGCTGCTTGTCGGCGATATAAAAGTCAAGTACATCTAG
- a CDS encoding HAMP domain-containing sensor histidine kinase → MRRQRLASIQWQYVRYGMLLAVSAITAAFICFFWLYFLWKDHPGIHRWYNEIISDRNLVKWLAEYIGINLPTDPEGLIQLAAFVVSLPAGVLVALIISYIIGNLLKKRLSVLWEAAMKLGRGMLSYRVPELGVDEVGELGWQINRLASQWEEQVASLQRLSNHNAALAEQLKHAAVTEERQRLARELHDAVSQQLFAIAMTTAAMKRLVEKNPQRAAQQIELVEEMAAAAQAEMRALLLHLRPATLQNKSLKEAILELLDELTRKNTMQLTWEIEDVEGLPSGIEDHLFRILQESLSNTLRHARATQIAVKLFTLQEQVRLRVTDDGVGFDPDGEKMTSYGLRSMQERVAEVGGSMEIYSAIGKGTQIEVRIPIVLQTEREG, encoded by the coding sequence ATGCGTCGACAGCGATTGGCAAGTATTCAGTGGCAATACGTGCGCTATGGCATGTTACTGGCCGTCAGTGCAATTACTGCCGCGTTTATTTGTTTCTTTTGGCTATACTTTTTATGGAAAGATCACCCCGGGATTCATCGGTGGTACAACGAAATAATTAGCGACCGCAACCTCGTGAAGTGGCTGGCAGAATATATAGGCATCAATCTGCCTACCGATCCAGAGGGCTTGATTCAGCTTGCTGCTTTTGTTGTTTCTTTGCCGGCAGGTGTCTTAGTGGCATTGATCATTTCCTATATCATCGGTAATTTGTTGAAAAAAAGACTCAGTGTACTGTGGGAAGCTGCCATGAAGCTTGGACGCGGGATGCTGTCATATCGGGTTCCCGAATTGGGCGTCGATGAAGTCGGCGAATTAGGATGGCAGATTAATCGCTTGGCTTCGCAATGGGAAGAGCAAGTAGCATCTTTGCAGCGGTTGTCGAACCACAATGCGGCTCTCGCAGAGCAATTGAAGCATGCAGCAGTAACTGAGGAGCGACAGAGATTGGCGAGAGAACTGCATGACGCGGTCAGCCAGCAGTTGTTCGCCATCGCCATGACGACTGCGGCGATGAAGCGGCTTGTAGAAAAAAATCCTCAGCGTGCAGCCCAACAGATTGAATTGGTCGAAGAGATGGCAGCAGCTGCACAAGCAGAGATGAGGGCATTGCTCTTGCACCTTCGCCCGGCTACGTTACAAAACAAGTCATTGAAGGAAGCTATTCTGGAACTTTTAGATGAGCTGACGCGTAAAAATACCATGCAGCTTACTTGGGAGATCGAAGACGTCGAAGGCTTGCCGAGTGGAATTGAGGATCATTTGTTCCGTATTTTGCAGGAGTCCTTGTCCAATACATTGCGGCATGCCAGAGCTACCCAGATTGCAGTGAAGCTATTTACACTGCAAGAGCAGGTTCGCCTGCGAGTAACGGATGACGGTGTTGGTTTTGATCCGGATGGGGAGAAAATGACGTCCTACGGTTTGCGCAGCATGCAAGAGCGCGTAGCAGAGGTTGGAGGCTCCATGGAGATTTACTCGGCGATTGGGAAGGGGACGCAAATTGAGGTGCGTATTCCTATAGTGTTACAGACGGAACGGGAAGGGTGA
- a CDS encoding response regulator, with protein sequence MIRVLLVDDHEMVRMGLAAYLSTEEDIEVVAEAGSGEEGVRMTQELLPDVVLMDLVMEGIGGVEATRRIRESCPSSKVIVLTSFIDDEKVYPVIEAGAFSYLLKTSRAAEIAKAIRSAAAGEPVLESRVAGKIMARFRHGQESHPHEQLTPRELEVLKLIGQGKSNQEIADELIIGIKTVKTHVSNILAKLNVEDRTQAAIYVHTHSLG encoded by the coding sequence GTGATTCGGGTACTACTGGTAGATGATCACGAAATGGTTCGGATGGGTCTGGCTGCTTATTTGTCTACAGAGGAGGATATTGAAGTCGTAGCAGAGGCAGGCAGTGGGGAAGAAGGCGTGCGAATGACGCAAGAACTGCTCCCAGATGTCGTTCTGATGGATTTGGTCATGGAAGGCATCGGCGGTGTGGAAGCTACTCGACGTATTCGTGAAAGCTGCCCTTCCAGTAAGGTAATTGTCTTGACTAGCTTTATTGATGACGAAAAGGTATATCCGGTCATTGAAGCGGGGGCATTCAGCTACTTGTTAAAGACTTCGCGTGCAGCCGAGATTGCAAAAGCAATTCGCTCTGCTGCGGCGGGTGAACCAGTTCTGGAATCGAGGGTAGCAGGAAAAATCATGGCCCGTTTCCGTCACGGTCAAGAGTCTCATCCACATGAACAGCTGACGCCGCGCGAGTTGGAGGTTTTGAAGCTGATCGGTCAGGGCAAGTCCAACCAAGAAATTGCTGATGAGCTGATTATCGGGATCAAAACAGTCAAGACTCATGTCAGCAACATTCTTGCCAAGCTGAACGTGGAGGATCGCACGCAAGCGGCCATTTACGTCCATACACATAGCTTAGGTTAA
- a CDS encoding metallophosphoesterase yields the protein MRHRPQTRSKVLSADNGVDIVGDVHGCYDEFIELLKRLGYERAPDGTYRHPHGRKLLSLGDITSRGPYSIKMLQFFHQHVTTGLAEMVDSNHGWKVARWLDGRPVTLAHGDEKVEEEIRLYQQEYGPKKASLLREQSRRLLFSSPSHMIIKQNEKIVAVAVHAGIRDDYIGMDSPAVYTFCRYGDVAGTGPDGRPIRREWAKERKVTSPIIVWGHDPHPEPKRKNGTINIDQGCVFGGKLTAYRYPEDELVSVPAKRNYSGLTDTPLTRFKADD from the coding sequence ATGAGGCACAGACCTCAAACACGCTCCAAGGTGCTTTCGGCTGACAATGGTGTGGATATCGTTGGGGATGTTCACGGCTGTTACGACGAATTTATAGAATTGCTCAAACGCTTGGGATATGAACGAGCCCCAGACGGTACATATCGCCATCCCCACGGCCGAAAGCTCCTTTCCCTCGGTGATATCACGAGTCGTGGACCTTACTCAATCAAAATGCTGCAATTTTTTCACCAGCATGTCACGACAGGCCTGGCTGAAATGGTAGATAGTAACCACGGGTGGAAAGTAGCCCGCTGGCTGGATGGCAGACCAGTGACATTGGCTCACGGAGATGAAAAGGTAGAAGAGGAGATTCGGTTGTATCAGCAAGAATACGGACCGAAGAAGGCCTCCTTGCTGCGTGAGCAGAGCCGTAGATTACTATTTTCTTCTCCTTCGCACATGATCATCAAACAAAATGAAAAAATAGTAGCGGTCGCCGTTCATGCGGGGATTCGCGATGATTACATAGGGATGGATTCGCCTGCGGTCTATACATTTTGCCGATATGGCGATGTAGCAGGGACGGGGCCGGATGGGCGCCCGATCCGCAGAGAATGGGCAAAAGAACGAAAAGTGACTTCGCCCATCATCGTATGGGGACATGATCCGCATCCAGAACCAAAACGAAAAAATGGCACCATCAACATCGACCAAGGATGTGTGTTCGGCGGAAAGTTAACCGCCTACCGCTATCCAGAGGACGAATTGGTGAGTGTGCCAGCAAAAAGAAACTATTCGGGTTTAACGGATACGCCGCTGACCCGTTTTAAGGCAGATGATTAA
- a CDS encoding N-acetylmuramoyl-L-alanine amidase family protein, with protein sequence MTPIVILDAGHGGSDPGGGNNTQFTEKDMNLQISLYQYNRFLALNIPVAITRTTDVTLTSEARTALVRNSSARYCISNHINSGGGRGSEVIYSIYGSPTFPQLIQDALTAEGMPNRRIFTRTLPDNPRLDYYFMHRETGSVETVIVEYGFADNALDANKLQQDWRDLAEGVVRAFCTYAKLPYQPPTTPTSNPKPTTAPTLAPTTSPGNGADWKQEAVNWLYDQGFLTDEQWRQQPDQPLPLWAHAVILKRLFEKLKP encoded by the coding sequence ATGACTCCAATTGTGATTCTGGACGCTGGACACGGTGGCAGCGATCCAGGCGGAGGTAACAACACGCAATTTACCGAGAAAGATATGAATTTGCAAATATCGCTTTACCAATATAATCGCTTTTTGGCTCTAAATATTCCTGTCGCGATCACACGGACAACCGATGTGACTCTGACAAGTGAGGCTCGGACTGCTCTGGTTCGAAACAGCAGTGCTCGCTACTGCATATCCAACCATATTAACTCAGGTGGCGGCCGGGGCTCCGAGGTCATTTACTCGATTTATGGCTCCCCAACCTTTCCCCAATTGATCCAGGATGCCCTGACAGCGGAAGGGATGCCAAATCGGCGCATTTTTACGCGGACTCTGCCAGATAATCCGCGGCTCGATTACTACTTCATGCACCGGGAGACTGGTAGCGTGGAGACGGTCATCGTCGAGTATGGCTTTGCCGACAATGCGTTGGACGCAAATAAACTACAGCAGGATTGGCGAGATCTCGCGGAAGGGGTAGTCCGGGCATTTTGCACGTACGCTAAACTTCCCTACCAGCCCCCTACGACTCCTACTTCAAATCCAAAACCTACTACAGCACCTACCCTTGCTCCCACCACTTCTCCCGGAAACGGCGCTGACTGGAAGCAGGAAGCCGTCAACTGGCTGTATGATCAAGGCTTTTTAACAGACGAACAATGGCGTCAGCAGCCTGACCAACCTCTGCCGCTCTGGGCACATGCTGTCATCCTGAAGCGTTTATTCGAAAAGCTCAAACCGTAA
- a CDS encoding YneF family protein — translation MAWYNWVIPIVTLLIGLAGGFYGGTYLLKKQMSNMQMDDKQLQAMARSMGMNLNQKQLKQMSRTMKNMKMPNKFGK, via the coding sequence ATGGCTTGGTACAACTGGGTAATTCCAATTGTTACATTGTTAATCGGTCTCGCTGGTGGATTTTATGGAGGGACTTATTTATTGAAAAAACAAATGTCCAACATGCAAATGGACGACAAGCAGCTTCAAGCCATGGCCCGCTCAATGGGGATGAATCTAAATCAAAAGCAGCTCAAACAAATGAGTCGTACGATGAAAAACATGAAAATGCCAAATAAATTCGGGAAGTAG
- a CDS encoding LysR family transcriptional regulator — protein sequence MELLQLHYFRTVAKWQHMTKAAQELRIAQPALSKTIARLEEDVGVPLFDRERGRIRLNTFGKAYLERVDKALNLLEEGQKVVSDLAGMEHGRIHLATSTLDLLSEPLGKFLALHPDVHFQITQATMEEMALLLESGEVDICFTHLPIKLPDILTTPVLKEDIHVAVPRTHHLAKQTSIQLSELAEESFIGYREDFPIQMLYDQFFQKAGITPKFACRVDDPGSIQKLVRAGLGIALYGCISREEDPHLVMLPIKHPICQRHFQMIRHEKRYLSLAARQFCDFIVQYFADSLEK from the coding sequence ATGGAATTGTTGCAATTGCACTATTTCCGAACAGTGGCCAAATGGCAGCATATGACGAAAGCCGCCCAAGAGTTGCGGATTGCTCAGCCTGCTCTAAGCAAAACCATTGCTCGGTTGGAAGAGGATGTCGGGGTTCCGTTATTTGATCGCGAGCGGGGACGTATTCGGCTGAATACATTTGGGAAGGCATATTTGGAGCGTGTAGATAAAGCACTGAACTTGTTAGAGGAAGGTCAAAAAGTCGTATCGGATCTAGCCGGAATGGAGCATGGTCGTATTCATCTGGCAACGTCGACCTTGGATCTATTATCAGAACCGTTGGGCAAGTTTCTCGCACTCCATCCCGATGTGCATTTCCAGATCACGCAAGCCACCATGGAAGAAATGGCACTCCTTTTGGAATCAGGCGAAGTGGATATTTGCTTCACGCATTTGCCGATCAAGCTACCGGATATTTTGACAACGCCTGTATTGAAAGAAGATATTCATGTAGCTGTCCCACGCACGCATCACTTAGCCAAGCAAACCAGCATTCAACTAAGCGAGCTTGCTGAAGAGTCCTTTATCGGCTACCGGGAGGACTTTCCCATCCAAATGCTGTACGATCAGTTCTTTCAAAAGGCGGGGATTACCCCCAAATTCGCTTGTCGGGTAGATGATCCCGGCTCTATCCAGAAGCTAGTCCGGGCAGGTCTTGGTATCGCCCTCTATGGCTGTATCAGTCGAGAGGAAGACCCTCACCTTGTCATGCTTCCGATCAAACACCCGATCTGCCAGCGACATTTTCAAATGATTCGCCATGAAAAAAGATACCTCTCCCTGGCAGCACGCCAGTTCTGTGATTTTATCGTCCAGTATTTTGCTGATTCTCTTGAAAAATAA